Proteins from a genomic interval of Caldicellulosiruptor diazotrophicus:
- a CDS encoding DUF1646 family protein has translation MDFLLILILALVFILPFVFKKVEHNLEIFLFFMGILATIVSRTLSVHLIGHILSNYLLYVVTAVVLIMGFFFNLSVNKLKNAINLLLSKINLEIFIFLVLLILGLFSSVITAIVATLIMVEILHLLPLRHSSKSKVAIAGCYAIGFGAALTPIGEPLSTIVVSILKEDFAYLLRLVGHYIIPVILVMALLGSFIAKREKKFFYRKEEMSEEDRKYFEIEDQHIKEVETHKDVVIRAGKIFLFIVALEILGNGFKPFIDKYIVKLGDKLLFWLNTISAVLDNATVAAAIISPKLTSSQVTAILISLLASGGMLIQGNIPNIIAANKLEIKSKEWVKFGFPIGLVLLTTFYVILFVI, from the coding sequence ATGGACTTTTTGCTGATATTAATCTTAGCTCTTGTTTTCATTTTGCCATTCGTGTTTAAAAAGGTGGAGCACAATTTAGAAATTTTTCTTTTTTTCATGGGAATTTTGGCAACAATCGTTTCAAGAACTTTATCTGTGCATTTGATTGGACATATTCTCTCAAATTATCTTCTCTATGTTGTCACTGCAGTAGTTTTAATAATGGGCTTTTTCTTTAATCTCTCGGTTAACAAGCTTAAAAATGCTATTAACCTTTTACTTAGCAAGATAAACCTTGAAATCTTTATATTTTTGGTTTTGTTAATCTTGGGACTTTTCTCAAGCGTAATTACTGCTATTGTTGCAACACTGATAATGGTAGAAATATTACATCTGCTACCTTTGAGACATTCATCAAAATCAAAAGTTGCAATTGCTGGGTGCTACGCAATTGGCTTTGGCGCTGCGCTAACACCAATTGGCGAACCTCTTTCTACAATTGTTGTAAGTATATTGAAAGAGGATTTTGCTTATCTCCTTCGTCTTGTGGGTCACTATATTATACCTGTGATACTTGTCATGGCTTTACTTGGAAGCTTTATTGCTAAAAGAGAAAAAAAATTCTTTTACAGAAAAGAAGAGATGTCTGAAGAAGACAGAAAGTATTTTGAAATAGAAGATCAGCATATAAAAGAAGTTGAAACACACAAAGATGTAGTGATAAGAGCAGGTAAAATATTTTTGTTTATAGTGGCATTAGAGATCTTAGGAAATGGATTTAAACCGTTTATAGACAAATACATTGTAAAGCTTGGTGACAAGTTATTATTTTGGCTTAATACTATATCTGCCGTTTTAGATAATGCAACAGTTGCAGCTGCTATAATCAGCCCAAAACTTACCTCAAGCCAAGTAACTGCTATTCTTATCAGTCTCTTAGCAAGTGGTGGAATGCTCATTCAAGGAAACATTCCAAATATTATTGCGGCAAATAAACTCGAAATAAAGAGCAAAGAATGGGTTAAATTTGGTTTTCCTATAGGTCTGGTTTTATTGACAACCTTTTATGTTATTTTGTTCGTAATATAA
- the hepT gene encoding type VII toxin-antitoxin system HepT family RNase toxin — protein MQNNLDLDKISLKMKYIRECLSKLEQLKKLIYQDFIADFRNITSCKYLLQTSIEAIIDICNHIVSRKKLGKPSSYSDTIKILLENSYISTNLAEKLIRMVKFRNRIVHLYLEVDNQTLYEILQNNLGDFELFWNEISSKIFNEE, from the coding sequence ATGCAAAACAACCTTGACTTAGACAAAATTTCCTTGAAAATGAAATATATCAGAGAATGTTTATCAAAACTTGAACAGCTCAAAAAATTAATTTACCAAGATTTCATTGCTGATTTTAGGAATATCACAAGTTGTAAGTATCTATTACAAACATCAATTGAAGCTATTATTGATATATGCAATCATATCGTTTCAAGAAAAAAATTAGGTAAGCCTTCAAGTTATTCTGATACCATCAAAATTTTGCTTGAAAATAGTTATATTTCAACTAATTTAGCAGAAAAATTAATCCGAATGGTGAAATTTAGAAACAGAATTGTTCATTTGTATCTTGAGGTAGACAACCAAACTTTATATGAAATCCTCCAAAACAATCTTGGTGATTTTGAACTGTTTTGGAATGAGATTTCAAGCAAAATTTTTAATGAGGAGTGA
- the mntA gene encoding type VII toxin-antitoxin system MntA family adenylyltransferase antitoxin, protein MLNVESKLPKLIEYFSSTPEILGVWIIGSYGTEFQTEDSDIDLAILFDKDMSIFEEIDIEIKICEILETDMVDIVNLNKAPLTLQFKTISEGRQIFERDFKKVADFEEQVLDLYQDHEYFYKAFWEDFKASLSKESSNHAKQP, encoded by the coding sequence GTGTTGAACGTAGAATCAAAATTGCCAAAACTAATTGAATATTTTAGCTCAACACCTGAAATACTGGGTGTATGGATAATAGGCTCATATGGAACAGAATTTCAAACAGAAGACAGTGACATAGATTTGGCAATTCTATTTGACAAAGATATGAGCATTTTCGAAGAGATTGACATTGAAATTAAAATTTGTGAAATACTTGAAACTGATATGGTTGACATCGTCAACTTAAATAAGGCACCACTTACTTTGCAGTTTAAAACAATCAGTGAAGGAAGACAAATTTTTGAAAGAGATTTTAAAAAAGTTGCAGATTTTGAAGAGCAGGTTTTAGACCTATATCAAGACCATGAATATTTCTACAAGGCTTTTTGGGAAGATTTTAAAGCTTCACTATCAAAGGAGTCGAGTAATCATGCAAAACAACCTTGA
- a CDS encoding type II toxin-antitoxin system RelE family toxin codes for MRLHGKLKGFYRYKEGALRIIYRVEKDRLIIYVYDIGPRGDIYK; via the coding sequence ATAAGACTACATGGGAAGTTAAAAGGTTTTTACAGATACAAAGAAGGTGCTCTCAGGATAATATATAGGGTAGAGAAAGATAGACTTATAATTTATGTCTATGATATTGGACCGAGAGGAGACATATATAAATAA
- the eam gene encoding glutamate 2,3-aminomutase: METLDVVNNRERFEKLKEAIQDYLDVKDTIKTGIEDEEKIEYQKRKILTYFGASEKDWENYKWQLKNRISSAKILKELLNLDEKEAQQIEEVGKIYRFAISPYYLSLIDPDNPNCPIKKQSVPSLFELIEKGELDPMDEEHTSPTKIITQRYPDRLIIKVTNICGMFCRFCQRRRLIGETDTHASLDDITDAIEYVAQNHHIRDVLITGGDALMLSDEILEWILRSLRQIPHVEIIRIGTRAPVTLPQRITKELVNMLKKYHPIYINTHFNHPREITKESKRSCEMLSDAGVPLGNQMVLLNGVNNDKYIVRKLNQELLKIRVKPYYIFHPKRVKGTSHFWVTIEEGMEIIESLRGRTSGMAVPTYIINAPKGKGKTPVLPSYLLYIGKDKAVLRNWEGEVFEIENGM, translated from the coding sequence ATGGAAACGTTAGATGTTGTTAACAACAGAGAAAGGTTCGAAAAGTTAAAAGAAGCAATTCAAGACTACTTAGATGTCAAAGACACAATCAAAACTGGTATAGAGGATGAGGAAAAGATTGAATATCAAAAAAGAAAGATTCTTACCTACTTTGGTGCAAGCGAAAAAGACTGGGAAAATTATAAATGGCAGCTGAAAAATAGGATTTCCTCAGCCAAAATATTAAAAGAACTTTTAAATCTTGATGAAAAAGAAGCACAGCAAATAGAAGAAGTAGGAAAGATTTATCGCTTTGCAATCTCGCCTTACTATTTATCGCTAATTGACCCAGATAATCCAAACTGCCCAATAAAAAAGCAATCAGTCCCAAGCTTATTTGAGCTGATAGAAAAAGGAGAGCTTGACCCAATGGACGAAGAGCACACATCACCTACAAAGATTATTACACAGCGCTATCCAGACAGGCTCATAATAAAAGTGACAAACATTTGTGGTATGTTTTGTAGGTTTTGTCAGAGAAGAAGGCTCATTGGCGAGACTGACACACACGCATCCTTAGATGATATTACAGATGCAATAGAGTATGTGGCACAAAACCATCACATTCGAGATGTACTTATCACAGGTGGCGATGCACTGATGCTATCTGATGAGATTTTAGAGTGGATTTTGAGGTCTTTGCGCCAGATTCCTCATGTTGAGATAATCAGAATTGGCACACGAGCACCTGTGACTTTGCCACAAAGAATTACAAAAGAACTTGTTAATATGCTAAAGAAATATCACCCTATTTATATCAACACACATTTTAATCATCCGCGAGAGATAACGAAAGAATCAAAAAGATCTTGCGAGATGCTCTCAGATGCTGGGGTGCCACTTGGCAACCAGATGGTACTGCTAAATGGAGTCAATAACGACAAATACATTGTTCGAAAGCTCAATCAAGAACTTTTAAAAATCAGAGTAAAGCCATACTATATCTTTCATCCAAAAAGAGTAAAGGGAACATCGCACTTTTGGGTGACAATTGAAGAGGGCATGGAGATTATTGAAAGCCTCAGAGGTAGAACCTCCGGCATGGCAGTTCCAACATACATCATAAATGCACCAAAGGGCAAGGGTAAGACTCCAGTTTTACCAAGCTATTTGCTCTATATAGGCAAAGATAAGGCAGTTTTGAGAAACTGGGAGGGTGAAGTGTTTGAAATTGAAAATGGTATGTAA
- a CDS encoding YveK family protein, with translation MEIKEYILIIRKRLILIISITFISTLIAGILSFYILPPIYKATVTLFAGRSNNDSSNDNIQALYSDVLLGQQLVKDYREIAVSRTVLEKVIKELNLKMTTEELGNMVSVQLKNDTRILMINIESKDPKFAATVANKLAEVFIEAVQRIMKIENVQIVDRAVIPDKPEKPKKLLNTAVAFVLGLMIGVGIAFFIEYLDNTIKTPDDVEKYLELPVLAVIQDIHEGGINE, from the coding sequence TTGGAAATAAAAGAGTATATTTTGATCATCAGAAAAAGATTAATTTTAATTATATCAATTACATTTATTTCTACCTTAATAGCGGGGATACTCAGTTTTTATATCCTTCCACCTATTTACAAAGCAACAGTTACATTATTTGCGGGGCGGTCAAACAACGACAGCTCAAATGATAATATTCAGGCACTGTACAGTGATGTTTTGCTTGGGCAACAGCTTGTTAAGGATTACAGAGAAATTGCGGTGAGTAGAACAGTTTTAGAAAAAGTTATAAAAGAATTAAATTTAAAAATGACCACTGAAGAGTTGGGCAACATGGTATCTGTTCAACTTAAAAATGACACCCGTATCTTGATGATAAACATTGAAAGCAAAGACCCAAAGTTTGCTGCAACTGTTGCAAATAAACTTGCAGAAGTGTTTATAGAAGCAGTTCAGAGAATTATGAAGATAGAAAATGTTCAAATAGTTGACAGAGCGGTTATTCCAGACAAGCCAGAAAAACCCAAAAAACTTTTAAACACGGCAGTGGCATTTGTATTGGGTCTAATGATAGGGGTAGGAATTGCATTTTTCATTGAGTACTTAGACAATACTATCAAAACACCTGACGATGTTGAAAAGTACTTGGAACTGCCTGTATTAGCTGTGATCCAGGACATACACGAAGGAGGAATAAATGAATGA
- a CDS encoding CpsD/CapB family tyrosine-protein kinase, whose translation MTVAKEVVALYHPRSPITESYRMLRTNIQYSSLDKPIKTIVVTSTGPSEGKTVTCANLAVVMAQAGSKVLVIDADLRRPAVHKVFGVSNKIGLTNLLVENKSFEEIVQKDGVEGLDLITSGPIPPNPAELLGSKKFENFLNTISQSYDYIIIDTPPCGSLTDAAIIGRIVDGVILVAAAGEVQIEAIQQAKENLQKVNANIIGVVLNKVKRQTSSYYYYYYYYYYYQDENGEVIKKKKMGRRRKRDDRYTLPSDGGR comes from the coding sequence ATGACCGTTGCTAAAGAAGTAGTTGCTCTTTACCATCCTCGCTCGCCCATCACAGAAAGCTACAGGATGCTTCGAACCAATATTCAATATTCAAGTCTGGACAAGCCAATAAAGACCATAGTTGTCACAAGCACTGGCCCCTCAGAAGGGAAAACAGTTACATGCGCGAATTTGGCAGTTGTGATGGCCCAAGCAGGAAGTAAAGTTCTTGTAATAGATGCTGACTTGAGGCGCCCTGCTGTGCATAAAGTTTTTGGCGTTAGCAACAAAATTGGTCTTACTAATCTTCTTGTTGAAAACAAAAGCTTTGAGGAGATTGTTCAAAAAGACGGGGTTGAAGGATTAGATTTGATAACATCTGGTCCTATTCCACCAAACCCAGCTGAACTACTTGGTTCCAAGAAATTTGAAAATTTCTTAAATACAATTAGCCAAAGTTACGATTACATAATTATAGATACACCACCATGTGGAAGCTTGACAGATGCAGCTATTATTGGCAGAATTGTAGATGGTGTTATTCTGGTAGCGGCTGCAGGTGAGGTGCAGATTGAAGCAATCCAGCAGGCAAAGGAGAACTTGCAAAAAGTCAATGCAAATATAATAGGTGTTGTTTTAAATAAAGTAAAGCGCCAAACATCGAGTTACTATTACTATTATTACTACTACTATTACTACCAAGACGAAAACGGTGAGGTTATAAAGAAAAAAAAGATGGGCAGGAGAAGAAAGAGAGATGATAGATATACACTGCCATCTGATGGTGGGCGTTGA
- a CDS encoding tyrosine-protein phosphatase, which yields MIDIHCHLMVGVDDGAEDLDEAKKMIGLAKKEGINEIIVTPHYTSRLKSIYDTKFEEIQKIALEEGVRLHRGCEYKLQDALVQIDDLITLASSDYVLIEITQGFLAEYVLNQIYELKLCGYEVIIAHPERSFEKKDIDKLKKLAEMNVYFQLTAASFIGAFGRQIQKLSQELLERGLCHFIASDAHNKSSRQFCFQEAKKYLKGNYNEHWQIDLLFEQNQKAILNGSGEVTAQRLTRKNFLKRLFGSRGRYG from the coding sequence ATGATAGATATACACTGCCATCTGATGGTGGGCGTTGATGATGGTGCAGAAGATTTGGATGAAGCAAAAAAGATGATTGGACTTGCAAAAAAAGAGGGTATAAATGAAATAATAGTCACACCGCATTATACATCAAGACTAAAATCTATATACGACACCAAATTTGAAGAAATTCAAAAAATAGCCCTTGAGGAAGGGGTGAGGCTACATAGAGGGTGTGAATATAAACTTCAGGATGCTTTGGTGCAGATAGATGACCTAATTACACTTGCCAGTTCTGACTATGTGCTGATCGAAATTACCCAAGGTTTTCTAGCAGAATATGTGCTAAATCAGATTTACGAGCTAAAACTTTGTGGCTATGAAGTGATAATTGCTCATCCAGAAAGGTCGTTTGAGAAAAAGGATATTGACAAGCTAAAAAAGTTAGCAGAAATGAATGTTTACTTTCAACTGACGGCGGCAAGCTTTATCGGTGCTTTCGGCAGGCAAATTCAGAAGCTTTCACAAGAATTACTAGAAAGAGGACTGTGTCATTTTATCGCATCAGATGCTCACAACAAAAGCTCAAGACAGTTTTGTTTTCAAGAGGCGAAAAAATATCTAAAAGGTAACTACAATGAACATTGGCAAATTGATCTATTATTTGAGCAAAACCAAAAAGCTATATTAAACGGAAGTGGGGAAGTTACAGCTCAACGCCTTACAAGAAAAAACTTTTTAAAAAGGTTATTTGGAAGTAGAGGGAGGTATGGATAA